The Agromyces atrinae genome window below encodes:
- a CDS encoding monovalent cation/H+ antiporter complex subunit F — translation MIGLDIGIIIIAISCLAASYRILRGPSEADRAIAGDLLLFGMVGLVALFGVRAAMTATFDLVLVAALLGFLSALSLARVLTRGKR, via the coding sequence ATGATCGGTCTCGACATCGGCATCATCATCATTGCGATCTCCTGCCTCGCGGCGTCCTACCGGATCCTCAGGGGCCCGAGTGAAGCCGACCGCGCGATTGCGGGCGACCTCCTGCTCTTCGGGATGGTCGGCCTCGTCGCCCTCTTCGGCGTTCGCGCGGCGATGACGGCGACCTTCGATCTCGTGCTCGTCGCCGCCCTGCTCGGCTTCCTCAGCGCACTCTCCCTCGCCCGTGTCCTCACGAGAGGAAAGCGATGA
- a CDS encoding monovalent cation/H+ antiporter subunit D family protein, with product MSAAPLLPLFVAGPLLLASLLLALGGRPRIRSGLLLAASLATTGGGAALVAVVLDDGPVAHGVGLWPAGIAIPFAADMLTALMVTATGLLTTVCSMFAIAAGAAANRFFAPLVLVLMAGVSGALLTADLFNLFVFIEVMLLPSYALLVLAPPGGGGVEQVRGARLHVTVNLLTSTVFLAGVAFVYGTTGTVNLAELSGAAHESTEVAVAAGICLFALMIKAAVVPVYGWLARTYPSTSVAVTALFSGLHTKVAIYAIYRIYAQLFDGDDRFLLVGIIVFSITMVVGVFAAAGETTTRSILSFHMVSQIGYILIGVALFTVAGLAAGIFYLIHHMIVKAALFLSTGAIEVRYGTGALSRLGGMARREPVIAGAFLVAAFSMAGLPPFSGFVAKLALVMAALEVGQVVLVVVMLVVSLITLLSMLKIWSGVFWGEMPGENTSVASSGGSIALAAPPRSRVGIALAAPAVILAALTLALGIGAEGLLSLADIAAAGLIDTAAYTEAVIGS from the coding sequence ATGAGCGCCGCCCCGCTCCTGCCGCTGTTCGTGGCCGGTCCGCTCCTGCTCGCGAGTCTGCTGCTCGCCCTCGGGGGCCGCCCTCGCATCCGATCCGGTCTCCTCCTCGCTGCCTCGCTCGCGACGACCGGAGGTGGCGCGGCGCTCGTCGCCGTGGTGCTCGATGACGGACCGGTCGCGCACGGCGTGGGCCTCTGGCCCGCAGGCATCGCGATCCCGTTCGCCGCCGACATGCTGACGGCGCTCATGGTGACGGCGACGGGCCTTCTGACGACGGTGTGCTCGATGTTCGCGATCGCCGCGGGCGCGGCCGCGAACCGCTTCTTCGCACCTCTCGTGCTCGTGCTCATGGCGGGAGTGAGCGGCGCCCTGCTGACTGCCGATCTCTTCAACCTCTTCGTCTTCATCGAGGTCATGCTCCTCCCCTCCTACGCTCTGCTCGTACTCGCGCCGCCGGGTGGCGGCGGGGTCGAGCAGGTGCGCGGGGCTCGTCTCCACGTGACGGTGAACCTGCTGACGTCGACGGTGTTCCTCGCGGGCGTCGCCTTCGTCTACGGAACGACGGGCACGGTCAACCTCGCCGAACTCTCGGGAGCCGCACACGAGTCGACAGAGGTCGCCGTCGCGGCGGGAATCTGCCTCTTCGCGCTCATGATCAAAGCCGCCGTCGTACCGGTCTACGGGTGGCTCGCCCGCACCTACCCGTCGACCTCCGTCGCAGTGACGGCGCTCTTCTCCGGCCTGCACACGAAGGTCGCGATCTACGCGATCTACCGCATCTACGCGCAGCTCTTCGACGGCGATGACCGGTTCCTCCTCGTGGGGATCATCGTCTTCAGCATCACGATGGTCGTCGGGGTCTTCGCGGCGGCCGGCGAGACCACGACACGGTCGATCCTGTCGTTCCACATGGTGAGCCAGATCGGCTACATCCTCATCGGCGTCGCACTCTTCACCGTCGCGGGCCTCGCCGCGGGCATCTTCTATCTGATCCACCACATGATCGTGAAGGCGGCGCTGTTCCTCAGCACCGGTGCCATCGAGGTGCGCTACGGCACAGGTGCACTCTCACGGCTCGGCGGGATGGCGCGGCGCGAGCCGGTCATCGCGGGCGCGTTCCTCGTCGCCGCGTTCTCGATGGCCGGGCTCCCGCCGTTCTCGGGGTTCGTCGCGAAGCTCGCCCTCGTCATGGCCGCCCTCGAGGTCGGCCAGGTCGTGCTCGTCGTCGTCATGCTCGTCGTCTCGCTCATCACGCTCCTCTCGATGCTGAAGATCTGGTCGGGCGTCTTCTGGGGCGAGATGCCGGGCGAGAACACCTCCGTGGCGTCCTCCGGCGGATCGATCGCGCTCGCCGCCCCGCCGCGGTCGCGCGTCGGCATCGCACTCGCCGCGCCGGCCGTGATCCTCGCGGCGCTCACCCTCGCGCTCGGCATCGGGGCGGAAGGGCTGCTGAGCCTCGCCGACATCGCGGCCGCGGGGCTCATCGATACCGCGGCCTATACCGAGGCGGTGATCGGCTCATGA
- the cyoE gene encoding heme o synthase, protein MSSLEPSPLDGTDVAIAVRAQGAGPLNNVARYISLTKPRVLAGNVLTTIAGFALASAGVFDFAALGWVTLGTTLVIAAACVVNNILDRDIDQSMARTKKRVSVTGAISARAATIFAILLGVSGLLVLLFLSSPLVAAIGVAGFLVYVVLYGMWTKRMSVHGTLVGSISGAIPVLAGYVAVTGAFDGTALIAFLMMFLWQEPEFYSIAIYRRDEYKAAGVPVISVSRGIEHTKRQILLYTVLFAASALALPLFGGVGITYTVVMGIVSLVWIVIAIRGLRATDDAQWARGNFRYSLWVVLIMCAMFAIGPVLP, encoded by the coding sequence TTGTCTTCCCTTGAGCCGTCTCCCCTCGACGGCACCGATGTCGCAATCGCCGTGCGCGCGCAGGGCGCCGGGCCGCTGAACAACGTGGCGCGCTACATCTCGCTCACGAAGCCGCGCGTTCTCGCGGGCAACGTGCTCACCACCATCGCGGGCTTCGCGCTCGCGAGCGCGGGTGTCTTCGATTTCGCCGCGCTCGGCTGGGTCACGCTCGGTACCACGCTCGTGATCGCCGCGGCGTGCGTCGTCAACAACATCCTCGACCGCGACATCGATCAGTCGATGGCGCGCACGAAGAAGCGCGTCTCGGTCACGGGGGCGATCTCCGCTCGGGCGGCGACGATCTTCGCCATCCTTCTCGGCGTCTCCGGCCTTCTCGTGCTCCTCTTCCTGTCGAGCCCGCTCGTCGCCGCGATCGGTGTCGCCGGGTTCCTCGTCTACGTCGTGCTCTACGGCATGTGGACGAAGCGCATGTCGGTGCACGGCACCCTCGTCGGCAGCATCTCGGGGGCGATCCCCGTGCTCGCGGGCTACGTCGCCGTGACGGGTGCGTTCGATGGGACGGCGCTCATCGCCTTCCTCATGATGTTCCTCTGGCAGGAGCCCGAGTTCTACTCGATCGCCATCTACCGCCGCGACGAGTACAAGGCCGCCGGCGTTCCCGTCATCTCGGTCTCGCGCGGCATCGAGCACACGAAGCGCCAGATCCTGCTCTACACCGTGCTCTTCGCCGCGAGCGCCCTCGCGCTGCCGCTCTTCGGCGGCGTCGGCATCACCTACACCGTCGTCATGGGCATCGTCAGCCTCGTCTGGATCGTCATCGCGATCCGCGGCCTCCGCGCGACGGATGACGCACAGTGGGCACGAGGCAACTTCCGTTACTCGCTGTGGGTCGTGCTCATCATGTGTGCGATGTTCGCCATCGGCCCCGTACTGCCGTAG
- a CDS encoding cation:proton antiporter subunit C, with protein sequence MTVAISAGILVCGAVYLLQRRELLRVILGFILLGNAVNLILMAAGGTSDRTPPFGTQDDTTGYADPLPQAFVLTAIVIAFSITMFLLALAVTGRRDDDTLDEASDDSPAETEGAA encoded by the coding sequence ATGACCGTCGCGATCTCAGCCGGAATCCTCGTGTGCGGCGCCGTCTATCTGCTGCAGCGACGTGAACTGCTGCGCGTCATCCTCGGGTTCATCCTGCTCGGCAACGCCGTGAACCTCATCCTGATGGCGGCGGGCGGCACGTCGGATCGAACGCCGCCGTTCGGCACGCAGGATGACACGACCGGCTACGCCGACCCGCTGCCCCAAGCCTTCGTACTCACCGCAATCGTCATCGCCTTCTCGATCACGATGTTCCTCCTCGCGCTGGCGGTCACCGGGCGACGCGACGATGACACCCTCGACGAGGCATCCGACGACTCACCGGCCGAGACGGAGGGCGCCGCATGA
- a CDS encoding DUF6611 family protein: MRGRHPTAHVRRWARWMVDGRYRWGYAVARTGRYGTQSIGVHIFAPGTSRALRRCAHLARMWTPVSAAGTVATAPVVVAVADVSVAIAGGGPLALFIATGIALRRASAPARSHAVSAHARRRVSAAPTLADARFDEITRTIERLHDAEERRDDGSLSDRDYLAQWNIEFERLEK; this comes from the coding sequence GTGAGGGGCCGCCATCCGACCGCGCACGTGCGCCGGTGGGCGCGGTGGATGGTGGATGGGCGCTACCGCTGGGGCTACGCGGTCGCTCGCACCGGTCGATACGGCACGCAGTCGATCGGCGTGCACATCTTCGCTCCCGGCACGTCTCGGGCGTTGCGGCGCTGCGCCCACCTCGCCCGCATGTGGACTCCCGTCTCGGCGGCCGGCACCGTCGCGACGGCGCCGGTCGTCGTGGCCGTGGCGGACGTGTCAGTCGCGATCGCCGGCGGCGGCCCGCTCGCACTGTTCATCGCGACCGGGATCGCACTGCGGCGAGCGTCTGCGCCGGCGCGCTCACACGCCGTCTCAGCGCACGCGCGGCGACGCGTGTCCGCCGCGCCGACGCTGGCAGATGCTCGCTTCGACGAGATCACTCGCACGATTGAGCGACTACATGACGCAGAAGAGCGGCGGGATGACGGCAGCCTGAGCGACCGCGACTACCTGGCCCAGTGGAACATCGAGTTCGAGCGCCTCGAGAAGTAA
- a CDS encoding SURF1 family cytochrome oxidase biogenesis protein: MTEGTATGVASPGADLEPKRRGELVTPLAQQPRPAAVYDTVTEGMTGWRFLRTGRWIAYLAAAILFAVICMFLANWQFSRGQQVSTDNAIASANFDATPVAIDEALPELDSYDATVNWQRVEATGVYRSGDELLVRNRFHEGNKGFEVITPLDLSDGTTLIVNRGWVAASAADDTTPEAIPAAPRGEVDVVVRLRPTEAPRGSAVSAGSTVSSITLSTIGETVDGELYTGAYGLLDTQQPPGDAGLTPIQTEAPREDAAMHYSYAVQWPIFAVIGFVAFGLGARREYRRLNIDDPREQERANERARKDATKPFTDEELEDESLDGYLSLARWGGSRGLPGAASRIAVGGSTRPADRAIGGEAGTASAAPAEPIVYRIHSVDDGGDAADDAGPADDAEPRQLESP, encoded by the coding sequence ATGACCGAAGGAACTGCGACTGGCGTCGCATCTCCGGGAGCAGACCTCGAGCCGAAACGGCGCGGGGAGCTCGTCACGCCGCTCGCGCAACAACCCCGACCGGCGGCCGTCTACGACACGGTCACCGAGGGGATGACGGGCTGGCGGTTCCTGCGCACCGGGCGCTGGATCGCCTACCTCGCCGCAGCGATCCTCTTCGCCGTGATCTGCATGTTCCTCGCGAACTGGCAGTTCAGCCGCGGCCAGCAGGTCTCGACCGACAACGCCATCGCCTCGGCCAACTTCGACGCGACTCCGGTGGCGATCGACGAAGCTCTGCCCGAGCTCGACTCCTACGACGCCACCGTGAACTGGCAGCGCGTCGAGGCGACGGGTGTGTATCGCTCTGGCGATGAACTCCTCGTTCGCAACCGGTTCCACGAAGGCAACAAGGGATTCGAGGTGATCACCCCGCTCGATCTGAGCGACGGCACCACACTCATCGTCAACCGTGGGTGGGTCGCCGCGTCGGCGGCGGACGACACGACACCCGAGGCGATTCCGGCCGCGCCCCGGGGTGAGGTCGACGTCGTCGTACGCCTGCGGCCGACGGAGGCTCCGCGGGGATCGGCGGTCTCCGCGGGCAGCACGGTCAGCTCCATCACCCTCTCGACGATCGGGGAGACCGTCGACGGCGAGCTCTACACGGGTGCCTACGGCCTCCTCGACACGCAGCAGCCGCCCGGCGACGCGGGGCTCACGCCCATCCAGACCGAGGCTCCCCGCGAAGACGCGGCGATGCACTACTCCTACGCGGTGCAGTGGCCGATCTTCGCCGTCATCGGGTTCGTGGCATTCGGTCTCGGCGCGCGTCGTGAGTACCGGCGTCTGAACATCGACGACCCGCGTGAGCAGGAGCGTGCGAACGAACGCGCACGCAAGGACGCGACGAAGCCCTTCACCGACGAGGAGCTCGAAGACGAGAGCCTCGACGGGTATCTCTCTCTCGCCCGGTGGGGCGGATCGCGAGGTCTGCCCGGCGCGGCAAGCCGGATCGCAGTGGGCGGCTCCACGCGCCCCGCCGATCGCGCGATCGGCGGCGAAGCAGGAACGGCGTCAGCGGCCCCCGCCGAGCCGATCGTCTACCGCATCCACTCGGTGGATGACGGTGGCGATGCGGCGGATGACGCGGGGCCGGCGGATGACGCTGAGCCGCGTCAGCTTGAGTCGCCGTAG
- the arsB gene encoding ACR3 family arsenite efflux transporter, whose product MTDRMTAARLSTTDRFLPVWIVIAMGAGLLLAAFVPAVGEALHAFQIGSVSVPVAIGLLVMMYPVLAKVRYSDARAVAGDRRLLVSSLVMNWLVGPALMFALAWLLLPDLPEYRTGLIIVGLARCIAMVLIWNDLACGDREAAAFLVAVNSVFQVIAFGALGWFYLQILPGWLGLPTTSADFSFWAITVSVLVFLGIPLLAGYLSRRIGEATQGRTWYEERFLPRVGPFALYGLLFTIVMLFALQGQQVIDRPLDVARIALPLLIYFVVTFLLGFGLGRAISLGYERTATLAFTAAGNNFELAIAVAIGTFGATSGQALAGIVGPLIEVPVLVALVYVALWLRPRLFPSERDPLDAQRRP is encoded by the coding sequence ATGACCGACAGGATGACGGCCGCACGGCTCAGCACCACCGACCGGTTCCTTCCCGTCTGGATCGTGATCGCCATGGGTGCCGGGCTGCTCCTTGCCGCCTTCGTCCCCGCGGTCGGTGAAGCGCTGCACGCGTTCCAGATCGGCTCCGTCAGCGTGCCCGTGGCGATCGGCCTCCTCGTCATGATGTACCCGGTGCTGGCGAAGGTGCGGTACTCCGACGCCCGTGCGGTCGCCGGCGATCGAAGACTCCTCGTCTCATCGCTCGTCATGAACTGGCTCGTCGGCCCGGCACTCATGTTCGCGCTCGCCTGGCTGCTGCTTCCCGATCTGCCCGAGTACCGCACCGGACTGATCATCGTCGGACTCGCCCGCTGCATCGCCATGGTGCTCATCTGGAACGACCTCGCGTGCGGTGACCGCGAGGCGGCCGCGTTCCTCGTCGCCGTGAACTCGGTCTTCCAGGTCATCGCATTCGGTGCGCTCGGCTGGTTCTACCTGCAGATCCTCCCCGGATGGCTCGGACTCCCCACGACGAGCGCCGACTTCTCCTTCTGGGCGATCACCGTCTCCGTGCTGGTCTTCCTCGGCATCCCCCTGCTCGCCGGGTACCTCTCGCGACGGATCGGCGAAGCGACCCAGGGGCGCACCTGGTACGAGGAGCGCTTCCTGCCGAGAGTCGGACCGTTCGCCCTGTATGGCCTGCTCTTCACGATCGTCATGCTCTTCGCCCTGCAAGGCCAGCAGGTCATCGATCGACCACTCGACGTCGCTCGCATCGCATTGCCGCTCCTGATCTACTTCGTGGTCACGTTCCTGCTCGGATTCGGACTGGGAAGAGCCATCTCGCTCGGCTACGAACGGACGGCGACACTGGCGTTCACAGCGGCAGGCAACAACTTCGAGCTCGCGATCGCCGTCGCCATCGGAACGTTCGGAGCGACATCCGGCCAGGCCCTCGCTGGCATCGTCGGGCCTCTCATCGAGGTGCCCGTGCTGGTTGCCCTGGTCTACGTGGCGCTCTGGCTGCGGCCGCGGCTCTTCCCTTCCGAACGCGACCCCCTCGACGCCCAGCGACGCCCGTGA
- a CDS encoding Na+/H+ antiporter subunit E has translation MTWLTWPLRLAAFILWFAREIVISNVAILRDNLTAGQDSTPGIARFRSRCRTDAEITALASFVTLTPGTLTLGTIRVDAEQDDSDDAEPWALIVHGMYAADADDLRAALADMETRMLRAFRRKGLST, from the coding sequence ATGACCTGGTTGACGTGGCCGCTTCGGCTCGCGGCCTTCATACTCTGGTTCGCGCGGGAGATCGTCATCTCTAACGTCGCCATCCTGCGCGACAATCTCACCGCAGGGCAGGACTCCACCCCCGGCATCGCGCGCTTCCGTTCTCGCTGCCGCACCGACGCCGAGATCACGGCGCTCGCCTCGTTCGTGACGCTCACCCCGGGAACACTCACTCTGGGCACGATTCGCGTCGACGCTGAGCAGGATGACAGCGACGATGCCGAACCGTGGGCGCTCATCGTGCACGGCATGTATGCGGCTGACGCCGATGATCTGCGAGCGGCCCTCGCCGACATGGAGACGCGGATGCTCCGCGCATTCCGCAGGAAGGGACTCAGCACATGA
- a CDS encoding cation:proton antiporter encodes MTFAFDIIGNALIVVGALIFASAALGVLRFPDAYTRISAVGTAGGLGMVFVVIGALALQPNILDAVKVVLIVALQLATSAIGSIAIARSASLTGAPMRRARYDELEDGT; translated from the coding sequence ATGACCTTCGCCTTCGACATCATCGGAAACGCACTGATCGTGGTCGGCGCGCTCATCTTCGCATCGGCAGCCCTCGGCGTACTCCGGTTCCCCGATGCCTACACGCGCATTTCGGCCGTCGGCACTGCGGGCGGCCTGGGCATGGTGTTCGTCGTGATCGGAGCGCTCGCTCTGCAGCCGAACATCCTGGACGCGGTGAAGGTCGTGCTCATCGTGGCGCTGCAGCTCGCGACATCCGCCATCGGCAGCATTGCGATCGCGCGCTCCGCCTCACTCACCGGGGCGCCGATGCGCCGCGCCCGGTACGACGAGCTCGAGGACGGCACGTGA
- a CDS encoding MarR family winged helix-turn-helix transcriptional regulator, with the protein MLVIMADNPLDDMLCFSLYAASRSVSQAYRAVLAEHDITYPQFLVLVSLHQSGEASVGELGAMMHLDSGTLSPLLQRLESRGYLTRERRPGNERVVVVALTPEGVTLRREVIAAVDCLAAAYGIEPGELGALLATLQRITTNMTELTATRKAVS; encoded by the coding sequence ATGCTTGTGATCATGGCCGACAACCCGCTCGACGACATGCTGTGCTTCTCGCTCTACGCGGCATCCCGTTCGGTCTCGCAGGCGTACCGCGCGGTGCTCGCCGAGCACGACATCACCTACCCGCAGTTCCTCGTGCTCGTCTCCTTGCACCAGTCGGGCGAGGCGAGCGTGGGCGAGCTGGGCGCCATGATGCACCTCGACTCGGGCACGCTCTCACCGCTCCTGCAGCGACTCGAATCCCGCGGCTACCTCACGCGCGAGCGGCGCCCCGGCAACGAACGCGTCGTCGTCGTCGCGCTGACGCCCGAGGGGGTAACCCTCCGCCGCGAGGTCATCGCCGCCGTCGATTGCCTCGCTGCGGCGTACGGCATCGAGCCCGGCGAACTCGGGGCGCTTCTCGCGACCCTCCAGCGCATCACGACCAACATGACCGAACTCACCGCAACACGAAAGGCAGTTTCATGA
- a CDS encoding DUF4040 family protein, whose protein sequence is MLLLCIALVAGACLAAIALGRYLGRDLGFLLAAPLLAAAAMLVVASSTSATEESWAWIPSLGVNLALRLDGLGLVFGLLVTVIGAGVLLYSTRYLARARQTSFYVLMTLFALAMLTLVLADDVILLFVAWELTTLCSFFLIARSGPAAREPAIRTLLVTALGGLALLAAVVAMSVAAGTTRLSVILDAPFWTTDAAATTGIAVLLAVAAFTKSAQFPFHAWLPDSMAAITPVSAYLHAAAMVKAGIYLMLRFSPVLHDHAVWSTLLIAAGATTALLGAAAAIRRTDLKELLAYSTISQLGLITVLIGVGTPEALTAAVVHTIAHALFKATLFMVVGIIDIRAGTRDIRELAGRRVRLPVTLTAAVLGALSMAGVPPLLGFVSKEGMFASLIEAPGPVGLTVLVATAVALTTVLTFAYSGRFLIGAFGGRAGPSVTEGSAPFWVVPAALALGGLMLGALPFLLDGLVGAASTSAVGATVDAHLELWHGVTPALIVSVIVLSLGTALVALRRRTDSLVARMRFPFSALALVDAIRLGVVRLGALTGRMTATDAPRRHLLVPILCLLVLAAVSAPHLTNLPPIVGDPTRPLDGVLVALILAGTIAAVLAHTRVAAIVVMGMIGFAMTLWFFWLGAADVALTQLLVEILTVCVLVLVLRHLPRRFHRDRMSRRVLSATVAVAAGVATTAAVLALTGRRELSSAAGYFLGNAEEETGGANIVNTILVDFRALDTLGELTVLGIAGVAMAVLLSARRVTSLAEDDSPYRTTSPLADARANAVFTRTLTRWAVPVIIVLSLTLLLRGHQEPGGGFIAALVGAAGFALLYLAAPSDRESRIRWPYLALIGLGIAIATVTGLAGYGDGSFLRPLHVDVLGVKLTTALVFDVGVYLTVVGVVLAALNLLGVDRRSPAVPALTERSAR, encoded by the coding sequence ATGCTGCTTCTCTGCATCGCACTCGTCGCGGGCGCCTGCCTCGCGGCCATTGCGCTTGGCCGATATCTCGGCCGTGATCTCGGTTTCCTGCTCGCCGCGCCGCTTCTCGCGGCCGCCGCGATGCTCGTCGTCGCCTCCTCGACGAGCGCCACCGAGGAGTCGTGGGCGTGGATCCCGTCGCTCGGAGTGAACCTCGCCCTCCGCCTCGACGGCCTGGGGCTCGTGTTCGGGCTTCTCGTCACCGTGATCGGTGCGGGCGTGCTCCTCTATTCGACCCGCTACCTCGCACGGGCTCGGCAAACGTCGTTCTACGTCCTGATGACGCTCTTCGCCCTCGCGATGCTCACTCTCGTCCTCGCCGACGACGTGATCCTGCTCTTCGTCGCGTGGGAACTCACGACGCTCTGCTCGTTCTTCCTCATCGCCCGCTCGGGCCCGGCTGCGCGAGAGCCGGCCATTCGCACACTCCTCGTCACCGCCCTCGGCGGGCTGGCCCTCCTCGCCGCGGTCGTCGCGATGTCGGTCGCCGCAGGAACGACGCGATTGAGCGTCATCCTCGACGCCCCGTTCTGGACGACGGACGCCGCGGCGACGACGGGGATCGCCGTGCTGCTCGCGGTCGCAGCGTTCACGAAGTCGGCGCAGTTCCCCTTCCACGCATGGCTGCCCGACTCGATGGCAGCGATCACGCCGGTGAGCGCCTACCTGCACGCTGCGGCGATGGTGAAGGCCGGTATCTACCTGATGCTGCGGTTCTCCCCCGTACTGCACGATCACGCGGTGTGGTCGACGCTGCTCATCGCGGCGGGTGCGACGACAGCACTACTCGGGGCCGCAGCCGCGATCCGCCGTACCGACCTCAAGGAACTGCTCGCCTACTCGACGATCAGTCAACTCGGACTCATCACCGTACTCATCGGTGTCGGCACGCCCGAAGCGCTCACCGCTGCGGTGGTGCACACGATCGCGCACGCACTCTTCAAGGCGACACTCTTCATGGTGGTCGGCATCATCGACATCCGGGCCGGCACGCGCGACATACGCGAACTCGCCGGCCGTCGCGTGCGCCTGCCCGTCACCCTGACCGCTGCCGTACTCGGCGCCCTATCGATGGCCGGCGTGCCCCCTCTGCTCGGCTTCGTCAGCAAGGAGGGGATGTTCGCCTCACTCATCGAGGCACCGGGCCCGGTCGGACTCACGGTTCTCGTGGCGACTGCCGTCGCGCTGACGACGGTACTGACCTTCGCCTACTCGGGACGCTTCCTGATCGGAGCATTCGGGGGCCGTGCAGGCCCGAGCGTCACGGAGGGAAGTGCCCCGTTCTGGGTGGTGCCGGCAGCCCTCGCCCTCGGCGGCCTCATGCTCGGCGCACTCCCGTTCCTCCTCGACGGACTGGTGGGCGCGGCGAGCACGAGCGCCGTCGGCGCGACGGTCGACGCCCACCTCGAGCTGTGGCACGGCGTCACCCCCGCACTGATCGTGTCGGTCATCGTGCTCTCACTCGGTACAGCACTCGTCGCGCTGCGCCGCCGCACCGACTCACTGGTCGCTCGCATGCGCTTCCCGTTCTCCGCGCTCGCACTCGTCGATGCGATCCGGCTCGGCGTCGTCCGTCTCGGCGCACTGACCGGCAGGATGACGGCAACCGATGCACCTCGTCGGCACCTCCTCGTTCCGATCCTCTGCCTCCTCGTGCTCGCCGCGGTGAGCGCGCCGCACCTCACCAATCTTCCGCCCATCGTGGGTGATCCGACGCGACCGCTCGATGGGGTGCTTGTCGCGTTGATCCTGGCGGGAACCATCGCGGCCGTGCTGGCGCACACGCGCGTCGCCGCGATCGTCGTCATGGGGATGATCGGCTTCGCGATGACACTGTGGTTCTTCTGGCTCGGCGCGGCGGATGTCGCACTGACGCAGCTTCTCGTCGAGATCCTCACCGTGTGCGTGCTGGTCCTCGTGCTGCGCCACCTGCCTCGACGGTTCCACCGCGACCGGATGTCGCGACGGGTACTGTCGGCGACGGTCGCGGTCGCGGCGGGCGTGGCGACCACCGCCGCTGTGCTCGCCCTCACCGGGCGGCGCGAGCTCTCGTCGGCGGCGGGCTACTTCCTCGGGAACGCCGAGGAGGAAACCGGCGGCGCGAACATCGTGAACACGATCCTCGTCGACTTCCGTGCCCTCGACACCCTCGGGGAACTCACGGTGCTCGGCATCGCCGGGGTGGCGATGGCCGTGCTCCTCTCGGCGCGACGCGTGACGTCGCTCGCCGAGGACGACTCGCCGTACCGGACGACGTCACCGCTCGCCGACGCGCGCGCCAACGCCGTCTTCACCCGCACGCTGACGCGATGGGCCGTGCCGGTCATCATCGTGCTCTCGCTCACTCTCCTGCTGCGCGGACACCAGGAGCCGGGCGGCGGGTTCATCGCCGCCCTCGTCGGTGCCGCCGGTTTCGCGCTGCTCTACCTCGCGGCACCGAGTGACCGCGAATCGCGCATCCGGTGGCCGTACCTCGCCCTCATCGGCCTCGGTATCGCGATCGCCACCGTGACCGGGCTGGCGGGCTACGGCGACGGATCCTTCCTGCGGCCGCTGCATGTCGACGTCCTCGGCGTGAAGCTGACGACGGCGCTCGTCTTCGACGTCGGCGTCTACCTCACCGTCGTCGGCGTCGTGCTGGCCGCCCTCAACCTGCTCGGCGTCGACCGTCGCTCGCCCGCCGTGCCCGCCCTGACAGAGAGGAGCGCGCGATGA